The proteins below are encoded in one region of Paenacidovorax monticola:
- a CDS encoding DUF4149 domain-containing protein → MRDRLPVLAAALWWGSLSAVGFMVVPMLFAHLPTPAQAGQMAAKLFEAQTWVSVACCVALLVLSRCKHAEAQEPWAQAAMVFVVSGLLLALLVQFGVAPRIVARQDLRLWHSVGSVMYALQWLCALATLWRTARR, encoded by the coding sequence ATGCGCGACCGTTTGCCCGTGCTGGCCGCCGCGCTCTGGTGGGGCAGCCTGAGCGCCGTGGGCTTCATGGTGGTGCCCATGCTGTTCGCGCACCTGCCCACACCCGCCCAGGCGGGCCAGATGGCAGCGAAGCTGTTCGAGGCGCAGACCTGGGTCTCGGTGGCCTGCTGCGTGGCCCTGCTGGTGCTGTCCAGGTGCAAGCACGCCGAGGCGCAGGAGCCCTGGGCGCAGGCGGCCATGGTTTTTGTGGTGAGCGGTTTGTTGCTGGCGCTGCTGGTGCAGTTCGGCGTGGCGCCGCGCATCGTGGCGCGCCAGGACCTGCGGCTATGGCACAGCGTGGGCAGCGTGATGTATGCGCTGCAGTGGCTGTGCGCCCTGGCCACGCTGTGGCGCACGGCGCGGCGCTGA
- the greA gene encoding transcription elongation factor GreA has protein sequence MATIPITKRGAEKLKEELHRLKTVDRPAVINAIAEARAQGDLSENAEYEAAKDRQGFIEGRIQEVEGKLSAAQVIDPAALDAGGKVVFGATVELEDEDTGDAVKYQIVGEDEADLKLGLINVSSPIARALIGKEEGDTAEVQAPGGVRRYEVVAVSYI, from the coding sequence ATGGCCACCATTCCCATCACCAAGCGCGGCGCGGAAAAGCTCAAGGAGGAGCTGCACCGCCTCAAGACCGTCGACCGGCCTGCCGTGATCAATGCCATTGCCGAGGCGCGCGCGCAGGGCGACCTCAGCGAAAACGCCGAGTACGAGGCCGCCAAGGACCGCCAGGGCTTCATCGAAGGCCGCATCCAGGAAGTGGAGGGCAAGCTGTCGGCGGCCCAGGTCATCGACCCCGCCGCGCTCGACGCGGGCGGCAAGGTCGTGTTCGGCGCCACGGTGGAGCTGGAGGACGAGGACACCGGCGATGCCGTGAAGTACCAGATCGTGGGCGAGGACGAGGCCGACCTGAAGCTGGGCCTGATCAACGTCTCCAGCCCGATCGCGCGTGCGCTGATCGGCAAGGAGGAGGGCGACACAGCCGAAGTGCAGGCACCGGGCGGCGTGCGCCGCTACGAAGTGGTGGCCGTCAGCTACATCTGA